The proteins below come from a single Mycobacterium parmense genomic window:
- a CDS encoding TIGR02391 family protein codes for MAASTISPFGHGSIENIARIIGELYTGPELTRVLASVGMPDPLGATATKWKRLAASMQEKQYSQRDGRPILAVITAAMKPDMVWDRQAKAAVARDELTQVLSLSGYRVRDDGKIGPATKATTASEASARSGRLRHLLEARDAHPEVIRHCREELLRKDCYEAVFEAVKGLGTRLREKSGLDEDGRALVQAALRGKQPRVHLTNCSTVTERNEQEGIALLAEGVFAAFRNPAAHEPRLVWEVSEQDALDVLGTLSMIHRRLDGARPDATGRGTEPRPR; via the coding sequence ATGGCGGCCAGCACCATCTCACCGTTCGGTCACGGCTCGATCGAGAACATCGCGAGGATCATCGGAGAGCTGTACACCGGACCTGAACTCACACGAGTCCTTGCGTCCGTCGGGATGCCGGACCCGCTCGGCGCGACGGCGACTAAGTGGAAGCGCCTCGCCGCGAGCATGCAGGAGAAGCAGTACTCGCAGCGGGACGGCCGGCCGATCCTCGCCGTCATCACCGCGGCGATGAAGCCCGACATGGTCTGGGACCGCCAGGCCAAGGCCGCGGTGGCCCGTGACGAGCTGACCCAGGTGCTGTCACTGTCGGGCTATCGGGTGCGCGACGACGGCAAGATCGGCCCCGCCACGAAGGCCACCACGGCCTCGGAGGCCTCGGCCCGGAGCGGGCGGCTGCGCCACTTGCTCGAAGCACGCGACGCGCATCCGGAGGTGATCCGCCACTGCCGCGAGGAGCTGCTGCGCAAGGACTGCTACGAGGCCGTGTTCGAAGCGGTCAAGGGCCTCGGCACCCGGCTGCGGGAGAAGTCGGGGCTCGACGAAGACGGCCGCGCTCTCGTCCAGGCAGCGCTACGCGGGAAGCAGCCGCGGGTGCACCTCACCAACTGCTCCACCGTCACCGAGCGCAACGAGCAAGAGGGCATCGCACTGCTGGCCGAAGGTGTCTTCGCGGCGTTCCGGAACCCTGCGGCGCACGAGCCTCGGCTGGTGTGGGAGGTGTCCGAGCAGGACGCGCTCGACGTGCTGGGCACTCTGTCGATGATCCACCGCCGCCTCGATGGTGCCCGTCCAGACGCAACCGGACGCGGGACCGAGCCCCGGCCACGGTGA
- a CDS encoding DUF488 domain-containing protein, translating to MGTADTTSHAAATGTLVSIGYEGKSVDDLVAQLLEQGVRVLVDVRLTPLSRKPGLSKTKLSEALAAVGIGYVHHRALGNPKDNRAGFRAGEPGSRARYRDVLETAAATDALAHVSELLDGGVVALLCFEYDHAECHRDIVVRRLLEARPMSAVVHV from the coding sequence ATGGGCACCGCTGACACCACCTCGCACGCCGCCGCTACGGGGACGCTTGTGAGCATCGGGTACGAGGGGAAGAGCGTCGACGATCTCGTCGCCCAGCTGCTCGAACAGGGCGTGCGCGTGCTCGTGGACGTACGCCTGACCCCGCTGAGCCGGAAGCCCGGACTGTCGAAGACGAAGCTTTCCGAGGCCCTCGCCGCCGTGGGCATCGGCTACGTGCACCACCGCGCACTCGGCAATCCGAAGGACAACCGCGCCGGATTCCGCGCCGGTGAGCCGGGGTCCCGCGCCCGGTACCGCGACGTCCTCGAGACCGCCGCCGCGACCGACGCGCTGGCCCATGTGTCCGAGCTGCTGGACGGCGGCGTCGTGGCGCTGCTGTGCTTCGAGTACGACCACGCCGAGTGCCACCGCGACATCGTCGTGCGCAGGCTGCTCGAAGCCCGGCCCATGTCCGCCGTGGTGCACGTCTAG